One part of the Streptomyces sp. NBC_00286 genome encodes these proteins:
- a CDS encoding MarR family winged helix-turn-helix transcriptional regulator, translating to MAAARDQYQELARQLSAIGAVKRGLGRVLPHECPAGAAAVLTLLERHGEMRMSRLAELLAIDMSVTSRHVAHVAERGWIDRSPDPSDKRSRILRLTPAGRDKLAEIAERYTHALAHYLGDWSDDEVEELNHLLGRLRASFDVCRPAASTPAPDVT from the coding sequence ATGGCCGCCGCTCGCGACCAGTACCAAGAACTCGCCCGCCAGCTCAGTGCCATCGGAGCTGTGAAGCGCGGGCTCGGGCGAGTGTTGCCGCACGAGTGCCCGGCAGGGGCCGCTGCCGTGCTCACGCTCCTTGAGCGGCACGGGGAGATGCGGATGAGCCGGCTCGCGGAGCTGCTTGCCATCGATATGTCGGTGACCAGTCGGCATGTGGCCCATGTCGCGGAGCGCGGGTGGATCGACCGGTCCCCCGACCCCTCCGACAAACGGTCGCGCATCCTGCGGCTCACGCCCGCGGGGCGAGACAAGCTCGCCGAGATCGCCGAGCGGTACACACACGCGCTCGCCCACTACTTGGGGGACTGGTCCGACGACGAGGTCGAAGAGCTCAATCACCTCCTCGGACGGCTGCGCGCCAGTTTCGACGTCTGCCGACCGGCGGCGTCCACCCCCGCACCTGACGTGACATGA